A single genomic interval of Juglans regia cultivar Chandler chromosome 1, Walnut 2.0, whole genome shotgun sequence harbors:
- the LOC109006264 gene encoding early nodulin-93-like encodes MAPNYVTESPLERNTLASLDQKLALAKRYSHDGVMAGAKAAIVASIATAIPTLASVRMLPWARANLNHTAQALIISTVAGAAYFIVADKTVLATARRNSFKKLSNDEV; translated from the exons ATGGCACCAAATTATGTGACTGAGTCCCCTCTGGAGAGGAATACCCTGGCTTCTCTTGACCAAAAGCTGGCTCTGGCCAAGCGCTATTCTCATG ACGGTGTAATGGCAGGAGCTAAAGCAGCTATTGTTGCTAGTATTGCCACTGCCATTCCAACA CTGGCTAGTGTTAGGATGCTGCCTTGGGCAAGAGCCAATCTCAATCACACTGCTCAAGCTCTCATAATCTCCACAG TGGCGGGAGCAGCATATTTCATAGTTGCTGACAAGACCGTTTTAGCAACAGCTAGGAGGAATTCGTTCAAGAAATTATCTAACGATGAAGTATAA
- the LOC109006265 gene encoding protein kinase PINOID 2, with translation MASISRDESDYDSSCSSITVPDSSRSWMSNLSFGSRRSSVSVCDSTTTDTSLLSSHKPHKANQAAWEAMRRLRSSKGPVGLDHFRLLRRLGSGDLGNVYLCQIRNPVVGLPQCFYAMKVVDKEALAIRKKLQRAEMEKEILGMLDHPFLPTLYAEFEASHYSCLVMEFCPGGDLYAARQRQPGKRFSISSAKFYAAETLVALEYLHMMGIVYRDLKPENVLVREDGHVMLSDFDLSLKCDVVPELLKRYLDSNDKYAKCSTPSCVAPMQPVLSCFSASNKRNKANVSTITEQVNVQELDPELVAEPINARSKSFVGTHEYLAPEVISGQGHGSAVDWWTLGVFLYEMLYGRTPFKGENNEKTLINILKQPLTFPKIGISSSKEFEEMVKVQDLICKLLVKNPNKRIGSLKGSVEIKRHEFFKSVNWALIRSVRPPEVPRDLHDKMIIRSRSALLPKLSKKERDEPYQIPHHFDYF, from the exons ATGGCTTCCATTTCCAGAGATGAATCCGACTATGACAGCAGTTGCTCCTCGATAACCGTGCCGGACTCTAGCCGGAGCTGGATGAGCAACCTCAGCTTCGGCAGCCGCCGGAGCTCGGTTTCCGTCTGCGACTCCACTACTACTGACACCTCTCTGCTAAGCTCTCACAAGCCCCATAAGGCTAACCAAGCTGCCTGGGAAGCCATGCGGCGTCTCCGGAGCTCAAAAGGTCCAGTGGGGCTAGACCACTTCAGGCTCCTCCGCCGCCTCGGCAGCGGCGACCTCGGGAACGTCTATCTCTGCCAGATTCGGAACCCGGTGGTGGGGTTGCCGCAGTGCTTCTACGCCATGAAAGTGGTGGACAAAGAAGCTCTCGCCATAAGGAAGAAACTGCAGAGGGCTGAAATGGAGAAGGAGATTTTGGGTATGCTTGATCACCCTTTCTTGCCAACTTTGTACGCCGAGTTTGAGGCTTCTCATTACTCTTGCTTGGTCATGGAGTTTTGTCCCGGTGGAGACTTGTACGCCGCTCGACAAAGACAGCCCGGGAAGCGCTTTAGTATTTCATCTGCTAA GTTTTACGCTGCTGAGACACTCGTAGCTCTAGAGTATCTCCACATGATGGGTATTGTTTACAGAGACCTTAAGCCAGAAAATGTGCTGGTCAGAGAAGATGGACACGTTATGCTTTCGGATTTCGATCTTTCACTCAAATGCGATGTTGTTCCTGAGCTCCTAAAACGGTACTTGGATTccaatgacaagtatgcaaaaTGCTCGACACCTTCTTGTGTTGCACCCATGCAGCCTGTGCTGTCATGTTTCTCAGCCTCCAACAAGAGAAACAAAGCTAATGTTTCGACAATAACAGAACAGGTTAATGTCCAGGAACTTGATCCAGAACTGGTGGCTGAGCCAATCAATGCTCGTTCAAAGTCCTTCGTTGGGACACACGAGTACCTGGCGCCGGAGGTGATCTCAGGGCAAGGCCATGGGAGTGCAGTTGATTGGTGGACTTTGGGGGTGTTCTTGTACGAAATGTTGTATGGTAGAACACCTTTCAAAGGTGAAAACAACGAGAAAACTCTCATCAACATCCTTAAACAGCCACTGACCTTTCCAAAAATTGGTATTAGTAGCAgcaaagaatttgaagagatGGTGAAAGTTCAAGACCTCATATGTAAGCTCTTGGTGAAGAATCCCAACAAGAGAATTGGAAGCTTAAAGGGTTCTGTTGAGATCAAGAGGCATGAGTTCTTCAAGAGTGTGAATTGGGCTTTGATTAGGTCAGTTAGACCACCTGAGGTCCCTAGAGATTTACATGACAAGATGATCATCAGGAGTAGATCAGCTTTGTTACCAAAGTTAAGCAAGAAAGAGAGGGATGAACCATATCAGATCCCTCATCATTTTGATTACTTCTAA
- the LOC109006263 gene encoding pentatricopeptide repeat-containing protein At1g08070, chloroplastic — MLLSPSSVPVHILASALHVAPASDPPYKLLESHPSLLLLSKCKSIHGFKQIHSHIVKTGLHNTLFALSKLIEFCATSPFGDLPYALLLFESIPEPNVFIWNTIIRGHSLSSNPILAVDFYVRMLLCGTQQNSYTFPFVLKSCAKAGAIHEGKQIHAHVLKLGLECDAFVHTSLINMYAQNGELDDARLVFDKSAFRDAVSFTALITGYASRGYMDAARLLFDEIPVRDVVSWNAMIAGYAQCFRFEEALAFFEEMRKMKVPPNESTMLTVLSACAQSGSVELGNWVHSWIEDHYELGSNLRLVNALIDMSSKCGDLETARRLFDGIHQRDVISWNVMIGGYTHMSFYKEALALFQLMLGSDTEPNDVTLLGVLPACAHLGVLDLGKWIHAYIDKNFENMTNGSLSTSIIDMYAKCGNIEAAEQVFDGLNPKSLASWNAMISGLAMHGHADKAIRLFEQMVDAGLKPDDITFVGLLSACTHAGRLELGRQYFSSMIQDFNISPKLEHYGCMIDLLGRAGMFDEAEAFIKNMEMEPDGAIWGSLLGACRLHGRVELGEYVAEHLFELEPENPGAYVLLSNIYAGAGRWDDVARIRTRLKDKGMKKVPGCTSIEVDSVVHEFLVGGKLHPLGKDIYKMLDEIDKLLEMAGFVPDTSEVLYDMDEEWKEGALSHHSEKLAIAFGLISTKPGATIRIVKNLRVCGNCHSATKLISKIFNREIIARDRNRFHHFKNGSCSCKDYW, encoded by the coding sequence AGCCACCCatctcttctcctcctctccaAATGCAAAAGCATCCACGGCTTCAAACAAATCCACTCTCACATCGTAAAGACCGGCCTCCACAACACCCTCTTCGCGCTAAGCAAGCTCATCGAGTTTTGCGCCACATCGCCCTTTGGCGACCTCCCTTACGCGCTCTTACTCTTTGAATCCATCCCAGAGCCCAACGTGTTCATTTGGAACACAATCATACGAGGGCACTCGTTGAGCTCCAACCCAATACTAGCTGTGGATTTCTATGTCCGTATGCTTCTGTGTGGGACACAGCAGAATTCTTAtacttttccttttgttttgaagtCTTGTGCAAAAGCTGGGGCCATCCATGAAGGGAAACAGATCCATGCACACGTTTTGAAGCTTGGGCTTGAGTGCGATGCATTTGTGCATACCTCGCTTATTAATATGTATGCTCAAAATGGTGAATTGGACGATGCGCGTTTGGTGTTTGATAAAAGCGCTTTTCGAGATGCGGTGTCGTTTACGGCCCTGATTACTGGTTACGCTTCAAGGGGCTATATGGATGCTGCTCGTCTGCTTTTTGACGAAATTCCTGTGAGAGATGTGGTATCTTGGAATGCTATGATTGCGGGCTATGCTCAGTGTTTTCGGTTTGAAGAGGCATTGGCTTTCTTTGAGGAGATGAGGAAAATGAAGGTCCCGCCCAATGAGAGTACCATGTTAACTGTACTCTCAGCTTGTGCGCAGTCGGGGTCTGTTGAACTGGGAAATTGGGTGCATTCTTGGATTGAGGACCATTATGAGCTAGGTTCAAATCTCCGGCTTGTTAATGCACTTATTGATATGTCCTCAAAGTGCGGTGATTTGGAAACAGCTCGAAGGTTATTTGATGGAATACATCAAAGGGATGTGATTTCTTGGAATGTCATGATTGGTGGTTATACTCATATGAGCTTCTACAAAGAAGCATTGGCGCTCTTTCAGTTAATGCTAGGATCAGATACTGAGCCTAATGATGTGACTCTATTAGGCGTTCTTCCAGCTTGTGCTCACTTGGGTGTTCTTGACCTTGGCAAATGGattcatgcatatatagatAAGAACTTTGAAAATATGACCAATGGCTCTCTTTCGACGAGTATAATTGACATGTATGCTAAATGTGGAAACATAGAGGCAGCAGAACAAGTCTTTGATGGTTTGAATCCTAAAAGCTTGGCTTCCTGGAATGCGATGATATCTGGGTTAGCAATGCATGGACATGCAGATAAGGCTATTAGGCTTTTCGAACAAATGGTCGATGCAGGACTCAAACCAGACGATATAACATTTGTTGGTTTATTATCTGCTTGTACTCATGCCGGTAGACTAGAACTTGGACGCCAATATTTTAGTTCAATGATCCAGGATTttaatatttcaccaaaactggAACACTATGGATGCATGATAGATCTTCTAGGCCGAGCTGGGATGTTTGATGAAGCAGAAGCTTTTATCAAGAATATGGAAATGGAGCCAGATGGGGCCATTTGGGGTTCTCTTCTTGGAGCTTGTAGACTTCACGGACGTGTAGAACTGGGTGAATACGTCGCAGAGCATCTCTTTGAATTGGAGCCCGAAAACCCTGGGGCTTATGtgcttttatcaaatatatatgcagGAGCTGGTAGATGGGATGATGTGGCTAGAATAAGAACCAGGCTGAAAGATAAGGGAATGAAGAAAGTTCCAGGATGTACCTCCATTGAGGTGGATAGTGTTGTTCATGAGTTTCTTGTTGGTGGTAAATTGCATCCCCTCGGCAAAGACATCTATAAAATGTTGGACGAAATAGATAAACTTTTGGAGATGGCTGGGTTCGTGCCAGATACATCCGAGGTGCTTTATGACATGGATGAAGAGTGGAAGGAAGGGGCCTTGAGTCATCATAGTGAGAAGTTAGCCATTGCTTTTGGTCTAATCAGTACAAAGCCGGGGGCCACAATTAGAATTGTGAAAAATCTTCGCGTGTGTGGAAATTGTCATTCAGCTACGAAGCTGATATCCAAGATCTTCAATAGGGAAATTATTGCAAGAGATAGGAACcgttttcaccattttaaaaaTGGTTCTTGCTCATGTAAAGATTATTGGTGA